A portion of the Salvelinus alpinus chromosome 33, SLU_Salpinus.1, whole genome shotgun sequence genome contains these proteins:
- the LOC139563187 gene encoding fibulin-7-like gives MICMHAVIVFLCLCPIHAAFEQDCPSRQDMQSSLKQVQKLLSTHEAAYLQSLRTLRKKLNLLQNTATKQTGKVNNVFVTMTNTSSATSSAAAAISPPAVTVGPFVRPSRCTQVQGTTHCTCDPGYTISGRDSTTCKDIDECELFHMGQAGRLCLHACVNTPGGYRCTCPAGYNVTRDGRNCKDIDECATRLNNCTRDQMCINTYGGSQCVRVDCPRIRNATYSKTSPLRCERNPCSVDNKVCSQAPNSISHHYLSVVSNLSAPRTMFRVSALRLMGDTLRFSLLGRGQALRHFTVQRSDRQTAQLVLGSPVQGPATLEAEVEMTELEEGVQMGRYITKITMFISQYEF, from the exons ATGATTTGCATGCACGCTGTCATTGTGTTCCTGTGTCTTTGTCCAATCCACGCTGCATTTGAGCAG GACTGTCCCAGCAGGCAGGACATGCAGAGCTCCCTAAAGCAGGTCCAGAAGCTGCTGTCGACCCACGAGGCTGCATATCTTCAGAGCCTCCGCACCCTGAGGAAGAAACTCAACTTGCTACAGAACACAGCCACCAAACAGACTGGCAAAGTAAACAATG TCTTTGTCACCATGACGAACACCTCGTCTGCCACCTCCTCTGCGGCTGCTGCCATCTCTCCCCCGGCTGTGACTGTTGGTCCGTTTGTCCGTCCGTCTCGCTGTACGCAGGTCCAGGGCACCACCCACTGCACCTGTGACCCCGGATACACCATCTCTGGGCGTGACAGCACCACTTGCAAAG ACATTGATGAGTGTGAGTTGTTCCACATGGGTCAGGCTGGCCGGCTGTGTTTACATGCCTGTGTTAACACCCCTGGAGGCTACCGCTGTACCTGTCCTGCTGGATACAATGTCACCCGTGATGGACGCAACTGCAAAG ACATAGATGAGTGTGCCACCAGACTGAATAACTGCACCCGGGACCAGATGTGTATAAACACCTACGGAGGGTCCCAGTGTGTACGTGTGGACTGCCCCCGCATACGAAACGCCACCTACAGCAAAACCTCACCCCT GCGTTGTGAGCGTAACCCCTGCTCTGTGGACAACAAGGTGTGCTCTCAGGCCCCTAACTCCATCTCCCACCACTACCTGTCTGTCGTATCCAACCTGTCGGCACCACGCACCATGTTCCGTGTGTCGGCCCTCCGTCTCATGGGGGACACGTTGCGTTTCTCCCTGCTGGGCCGCGGGCAGGCCCTACGGCACTTCACGGTGCAGCGGTCGGACCGCCAGACAGCCCAGCTGGTGCTGGGGAGCCCGGTGCAAGGCCCTGCTACGCTGGAGGCAGAGGTGGAGATGACCGAGCTGGAGGAAGGGGTCCAGATGGGGCGGTACATCACCAAGATCACCATGTTCATCTCCCAGTACGAGttctag